The following coding sequences lie in one Thermodesulforhabdaceae bacterium genomic window:
- a CDS encoding MBL fold metallo-hydrolase yields the protein MEAEDLQMQTGWVRLSEKLSNNHSFFKNLFFWEGFDISCNIYLLVTPEESLIIDPGNDYTAFYDLFSPDSQIIPPKKIKKVLLTHGHSEHALGLFELLRSYPSLRLPGEGVEIYLHESAPETLKELAEKLGCKLNFVQNGDIITAGEYSLSVIHTPGHTTDSLCFWHDETKSLFSGDTVLPFAVASPDPVAGGRIDYHLFSMRILRKMEVHNLLPGHGDIVTGEAKLVLDGNYAGLIKKIVGLQCPWLEASQSLMQKGYMEEAIFCCDKILEEDPNHPTALYFKACCLNDTSRFDEALKVLEHLKSTNSQMIHNPLYLITYGCALMGLGQYSEAITRFDEAHRIAPSIENALIYKGLAFYLSGQVDEAMNIEIFKNAFVGHLKEELIKQYQNT from the coding sequence ATGGAAGCAGAAGATCTCCAGATGCAGACAGGATGGGTACGCCTTTCGGAAAAACTTTCGAATAATCATTCTTTTTTCAAAAATCTTTTTTTCTGGGAGGGGTTTGACATATCTTGCAATATTTATCTTCTGGTCACCCCTGAAGAAAGTCTAATTATAGATCCTGGAAATGACTATACGGCTTTTTATGATCTTTTCTCTCCGGATTCTCAGATCATACCCCCAAAAAAAATAAAAAAAGTGCTCCTTACCCATGGACACAGTGAGCATGCTCTGGGGCTATTTGAACTTTTGCGCAGTTATCCTTCTTTGAGGCTTCCCGGTGAAGGCGTTGAAATATATCTACACGAAAGCGCTCCTGAAACACTAAAAGAACTCGCTGAAAAGCTCGGGTGCAAACTCAATTTTGTTCAAAACGGAGATATTATAACCGCTGGGGAATATTCTCTCTCAGTCATACACACGCCTGGTCACACAACGGACAGCTTATGTTTCTGGCATGATGAAACCAAAAGCCTTTTTTCGGGCGACACAGTTCTACCCTTTGCTGTTGCATCACCCGATCCGGTAGCCGGAGGGCGTATAGACTATCATCTATTTTCCATGAGAATCCTGAGAAAAATGGAAGTTCATAATCTACTACCAGGTCACGGAGACATAGTGACTGGAGAAGCTAAACTAGTGTTGGACGGAAATTATGCAGGTCTAATTAAGAAAATCGTGGGACTTCAGTGTCCATGGCTCGAAGCCAGTCAAAGTCTCATGCAAAAAGGCTATATGGAAGAAGCCATATTCTGTTGCGACAAAATACTTGAGGAAGATCCAAATCATCCAACGGCTTTGTATTTTAAAGCCTGTTGCTTAAACGATACTTCACGCTTTGATGAAGCTCTTAAAGTACTTGAACATCTAAAAAGCACGAATAGTCAGATGATTCATAACCCTCTCTATCTCATCACTTATGGCTGCGCTTTGATGGGACTTGGACAGTATTCTGAAGCCATCACCAGATTTGATGAAGCACATCGTATCGCTCCATCTATAGAAAATGCTCTAATCTACAAAGGACTTGCCTTCTATCTTAGCGGTCAGGTGGATGAAGCTATGAACATAGAGATATTCAAAAACGCCTTTGTAGGGCACCTCAAGGAAGAACTTATAAAGCAGTATCAGAACACCTAA
- a CDS encoding peptidogalycan biosysnthesis protein: protein MSRQDIEKALKKLGTVKPRFVIYNSVKEINPLEWNMLAQDAAPMMEREYFYVLEESQTVSQNRGFLPLYLALYDHNSRLIGLAPMFERSHGAYEFGITGLMNDVALMTGVPVGRGIVGTVPFTPVPVYQFLARREHNKESLWELFLRYIDFLCETRGLYSVRLYFLDGSTLAFHDLLTSFGYMGLVTNHYLWTNRYQSYEEFLNTLGTHKRRNILREIKKLKEANVKIGLVPGIDAERELYSMAFECYESTWCKHMPPDTHPYLNSSFFQLLKPFFRHRILFSVAKQSENTVGLALFYYKNDFMFGRYWGCFGEVPFLHFGTCYYWPMMYAIEQGIKYIDPGFGGEHKALRGFENIPVYHYIKFYGRQKNKCYRALEHLVEYGALL from the coding sequence ATGAGCCGACAGGATATTGAGAAAGCTTTAAAAAAACTGGGCACTGTTAAGCCCCGATTTGTTATCTACAATTCCGTAAAGGAAATTAATCCTCTCGAATGGAACATGCTGGCTCAGGATGCAGCTCCCATGATGGAACGGGAATATTTTTACGTGCTTGAAGAATCTCAGACGGTTAGCCAAAATAGGGGTTTCCTCCCTCTCTACCTCGCTCTTTATGATCATAATAGTCGGCTGATTGGACTGGCCCCCATGTTTGAGCGATCTCATGGAGCTTACGAATTTGGGATAACAGGACTTATGAACGACGTAGCCCTTATGACGGGAGTTCCTGTCGGGCGAGGTATTGTTGGCACCGTTCCTTTTACGCCGGTTCCTGTCTATCAGTTTTTGGCAAGAAGAGAGCACAACAAAGAAAGCCTGTGGGAACTGTTCCTTCGGTATATAGATTTTTTGTGCGAAACCAGAGGCTTGTATTCGGTAAGGTTGTATTTTCTTGATGGTTCCACCCTGGCTTTTCATGATTTGTTGACTAGTTTTGGTTATATGGGGCTGGTAACCAACCATTATTTATGGACTAACAGATACCAGAGCTATGAGGAATTTCTCAACACCTTGGGGACTCACAAGCGAAGAAATATCTTGAGGGAAATCAAAAAATTGAAGGAAGCAAATGTTAAGATTGGCCTGGTTCCCGGGATTGATGCGGAAAGAGAGTTATATTCTATGGCTTTTGAATGTTATGAATCCACGTGGTGTAAACACATGCCACCTGACACTCATCCTTACCTTAACTCTTCTTTCTTCCAGCTCCTTAAGCCGTTTTTTCGCCACAGAATCCTTTTTTCTGTAGCAAAACAATCGGAAAATACAGTCGGTCTTGCTTTATTCTACTATAAAAATGATTTCATGTTTGGACGCTATTGGGGATGTTTTGGAGAAGTGCCCTTTCTTCATTTCGGCACCTGTTATTACTGGCCCATGATGTATGCTATAGAACAGGGGATAAAATACATAGATCCTGGTTTTGGTGGAGAACATAAGGCTCTCAGAGGCTTTGAGAATATCCCCGTTTATCACTATATAAAATTCTACGGCCGTCAGAAAAATAAATGCTATCGAGCTCTAGAACACCTGGTTGAATACGGTGCATTACTTTAG
- a CDS encoding homoserine dehydrogenase: MKEICVGLIGWGTVGSGVVAILQESQDVIKKRLGTSLRLKWVADKDLERPRPRSVPAEILTRDANKVLDDPDVDIVVELIGGIEPAKSFIVRALEQGKHVVTANKALLAHHGNELFAIAARNNRVIAYEASVAGGIPFIKILREGLAANRITTLVGILNGTCNFILTRMREEGLSFEAALKEAQRLGYAEADPSLDIDGIDTAHKLAIAASLAFNMPIAFDRILVEGIRHVDTLDIQYGEEFGYQIKLLAIAKQSSKGVELRVHPAFVPSGHVLASVRGAFNAVFVHGDAVGETMFYGLGAGMMPTGSAVVADIIDISKSLIKGMDPLSTMPSIEESGVKIVPVEEIISSYYFRFSAVDRPGVLSKISGILGRHDISISAVIQKGRSASSIDESVPIVMLTHEAKESAVRKAIEEINQLDVVRAPTQVIRIEDPSVRV, encoded by the coding sequence ATGAAGGAAATCTGCGTTGGATTGATTGGATGGGGAACGGTTGGATCCGGCGTTGTGGCAATCCTTCAGGAAAGCCAGGATGTTATAAAAAAGAGGCTTGGAACTTCTCTGCGGCTAAAGTGGGTTGCCGACAAGGACCTTGAACGCCCTCGCCCTAGATCGGTTCCTGCTGAGATATTAACGAGAGATGCGAACAAAGTGCTGGATGATCCTGATGTGGATATTGTTGTTGAGTTGATCGGGGGAATTGAACCTGCGAAAAGCTTTATCGTGCGAGCTCTAGAACAGGGAAAACATGTCGTTACGGCTAATAAGGCGCTCCTTGCTCATCATGGTAATGAACTGTTTGCCATAGCCGCTCGCAATAATCGGGTTATCGCCTATGAAGCTTCAGTTGCTGGAGGAATTCCTTTCATTAAAATCCTTCGAGAAGGACTTGCTGCAAACCGCATTACTACGCTTGTGGGAATACTCAACGGCACCTGTAACTTCATCCTGACTCGAATGAGAGAAGAAGGGCTTTCTTTTGAAGCTGCTCTTAAAGAGGCTCAAAGGCTTGGCTATGCCGAAGCCGATCCATCCCTTGACATTGACGGTATTGATACAGCTCACAAATTAGCCATTGCGGCTTCCCTGGCCTTCAATATGCCCATCGCCTTTGATCGTATACTGGTTGAAGGTATCCGCCATGTAGATACGCTCGATATACAGTATGGAGAAGAGTTCGGATACCAGATTAAACTTTTAGCGATAGCAAAGCAAAGTTCAAAGGGAGTGGAGTTGCGAGTTCATCCTGCTTTTGTTCCTTCAGGACATGTGTTGGCAAGCGTTCGAGGTGCTTTTAATGCTGTCTTTGTTCACGGAGATGCTGTAGGGGAAACTATGTTTTATGGACTTGGAGCGGGCATGATGCCTACAGGAAGCGCTGTTGTTGCAGATATTATCGATATATCGAAAAGCCTCATAAAGGGCATGGATCCGCTTAGCACTATGCCAAGTATTGAAGAAAGCGGCGTTAAAATTGTTCCCGTGGAAGAAATTATTTCAAGCTATTACTTCCGCTTTAGCGCGGTGGATCGCCCTGGTGTGCTTTCCAAAATTTCCGGCATTCTTGGCAGACACGATATAAGCATTTCGGCAGTTATCCAGAAAGGACGTTCTGCCAGTAGCATCGACGAATCCGTTCCTATCGTTATGTTGACTCATGAAGCTAAAGAAAGCGCTGTAAGAAAAGCTATAGAAGAAATTAACCAGCTTGACGTGGTTCGAGCGCCAACGCAGGTGATACGCATTGAAGATCCATCTGTTAGGGTTTGA
- a CDS encoding phosphatidylglycerophosphatase A, with protein sequence MIENKKSSSWTMWISTAGGLGLLPLMPGTWGTFAGVLIHGLGRMIFSSSSGERFFIGGIMVGIFCVSAIVLPDACRLWNEKDPGKFVLDEVAGYLVVPLLLGRSLPFWIMAVGGFLLFRFFDIIKPPGARYMDRRGDFIGVMLDDIVSGVYAAVSLAVLCYVLELK encoded by the coding sequence ATGATCGAGAACAAAAAATCTTCAAGTTGGACTATGTGGATTTCCACGGCTGGAGGGCTTGGATTGCTTCCCCTTATGCCTGGGACATGGGGAACTTTTGCCGGTGTGCTAATCCACGGTCTTGGAAGGATGATTTTTTCGTCATCTTCAGGAGAGCGCTTTTTCATTGGGGGGATCATGGTTGGAATTTTTTGCGTGAGCGCGATTGTTCTTCCAGATGCATGCCGGTTGTGGAATGAAAAAGATCCTGGAAAGTTTGTTCTCGATGAAGTTGCCGGCTACCTTGTCGTGCCATTGCTTCTCGGTAGAAGCCTTCCCTTCTGGATTATGGCTGTAGGAGGGTTTTTATTATTTCGCTTCTTTGACATAATTAAACCTCCTGGTGCTCGATATATGGATAGACGTGGAGATTTCATTGGAGTTATGCTTGACGACATTGTTAGCGGTGTCTATGCTGCGGTTTCCCTTGCGGTGTTGTGTTACGTTCTGGAACTGAAATAA
- a CDS encoding thioesterase family protein, whose amino-acid sequence MSVVGRIRVLYADTDQMGQAYYGNYLKWFESGRGEWFRQKGMSYRMLEEQGYYLPVIEAYCKYLKPAYYDDVLRIVTSASLPSPARLKFIYRIYKENSESDSSGEEMIAEGYTVHAFLNSSKKPTRPPAFLKEIIDVKGAE is encoded by the coding sequence ATGAGTGTTGTTGGGCGCATTAGAGTGCTTTATGCCGATACGGATCAAATGGGCCAGGCTTACTATGGCAATTATTTAAAATGGTTTGAGTCTGGCAGAGGTGAGTGGTTTCGGCAGAAAGGCATGAGCTACCGCATGTTGGAAGAACAGGGATACTATCTTCCAGTCATAGAGGCTTATTGCAAATACCTTAAACCGGCTTATTACGATGACGTTCTTCGTATTGTTACCTCGGCTTCGCTTCCATCCCCTGCACGACTTAAATTTATCTATCGAATTTACAAAGAAAACTCTGAGAGTGACAGTTCCGGCGAAGAGATGATAGCAGAAGGTTATACAGTTCATGCTTTTCTGAATTCTTCCAAGAAGCCGACCCGTCCTCCAGCTTTTTTGAAAGAAATCATTGACGTGAAAGGAGCCGAGTAA
- a CDS encoding MFS transporter: protein MIKTLQRYRIVLFPVCSFTFTLLFWMIVAFLPLHLRSIDLSPEKAGVVMGVYSIAALIFMIPLGVLSDRVGAKSMLMIGLGLTLLHIAGLYHASEFLALLCVTFIGGIGWAIFQTVLYALFLKVIPEEGKALNISLYQARLFVGFGIGPLLGGLLIQDGGYGLVLKVSALVGVFLGMCFAALPSAKLSVFKWLDYCKDILHKPPLLFLLLYFVYGLHFGVEQSGFSVLMDDLFFSSREIGLVYMAIGIWMGFLAPFAGRWIDVTERIAPFLIGGIVVSSFFHILTAYATSFSGMVIIRLLHTLGDTYVILSFGLLTALLFPEERMGGNSAVVYTVRTLGTFSGNVLTGVVAAKLGISGAFVLSGGVIMVASLVLTPQITSLFAFNRRSGAICLSGSEERAPR from the coding sequence ATGATAAAAACACTTCAGCGCTACCGTATAGTTCTCTTTCCCGTCTGTAGTTTTACTTTTACGCTTCTATTCTGGATGATCGTTGCCTTTCTGCCTCTTCATTTGAGATCCATTGATTTGAGTCCAGAAAAAGCCGGCGTTGTAATGGGGGTTTATTCCATTGCAGCGCTTATTTTTATGATCCCGCTTGGTGTGTTGTCAGATAGAGTTGGCGCTAAAAGCATGTTGATGATCGGCCTGGGGCTGACCCTTCTCCACATCGCTGGACTTTATCACGCTTCTGAGTTTCTCGCTTTGCTTTGCGTTACCTTCATTGGAGGTATAGGGTGGGCGATTTTCCAGACCGTCCTGTATGCTCTGTTTCTTAAGGTTATCCCGGAGGAAGGTAAAGCGCTTAACATTTCACTGTATCAAGCAAGGCTTTTTGTGGGATTTGGAATTGGGCCTCTTCTTGGAGGTCTGCTTATTCAGGATGGTGGTTATGGGCTTGTGTTGAAAGTATCCGCTCTTGTCGGCGTATTTCTTGGGATGTGTTTTGCCGCTCTCCCGTCCGCGAAGCTTTCTGTTTTCAAGTGGCTTGATTATTGTAAAGACATCTTACATAAGCCTCCTCTTCTTTTCCTGCTTCTCTATTTTGTTTATGGACTTCACTTTGGAGTGGAACAATCGGGTTTTTCTGTTTTGATGGATGATCTTTTCTTTTCGTCCAGGGAGATAGGGCTTGTTTATATGGCGATAGGGATCTGGATGGGATTTCTGGCTCCTTTTGCTGGTCGGTGGATTGATGTAACCGAGAGAATTGCTCCTTTTCTTATTGGGGGTATCGTGGTTTCCTCCTTTTTCCACATTCTTACGGCTTACGCTACGAGCTTTTCCGGAATGGTGATTATAAGATTGTTGCACACTCTGGGTGATACATACGTTATCCTTTCCTTTGGATTACTTACGGCTTTGCTCTTTCCCGAAGAACGCATGGGTGGCAATTCTGCCGTTGTCTATACGGTCAGAACTCTTGGAACCTTCTCGGGAAATGTTTTGACAGGTGTTGTCGCGGCAAAACTTGGAATTTCTGGAGCTTTCGTGTTGTCCGGGGGAGTCATTATGGTGGCAAGCCTGGTTCTGACACCGCAGATAACATCCCTATTCGCTTTTAATCGCCGTTCCGGTGCGATTTGCCTGTCCGGTAGTGAAGAACGGGCGCCACGCTGA
- a CDS encoding GatB/YqeY domain-containing protein gives MSIKDQIEEALKEAIRSRNEIAKNALRGLLTAVKNKEKDLKRIPNDSELLQIISSQIKQRKESIEQFKSGGREDLAEKEAQEITVLETFLPKQLTQEELEAIVDECIREVGAVTAKDMGKVMKAIMPKVAGKADGKLVNELVKARLSQK, from the coding sequence ATGAGCATAAAAGATCAGATTGAAGAGGCACTAAAGGAAGCTATCCGAAGTCGAAATGAAATTGCAAAGAACGCCCTTAGAGGTCTTCTCACCGCAGTTAAGAACAAGGAAAAGGATCTAAAGCGAATTCCCAACGATTCTGAGTTGCTTCAGATTATCTCTTCGCAAATCAAGCAGCGAAAGGAATCTATTGAACAGTTCAAAAGCGGAGGAAGAGAAGATCTGGCAGAAAAAGAGGCTCAGGAAATCACTGTGCTTGAGACCTTTCTCCCTAAGCAGTTAACTCAGGAAGAATTGGAAGCGATTGTAGATGAATGCATACGGGAAGTGGGAGCTGTAACGGCAAAGGATATGGGTAAGGTCATGAAAGCGATAATGCCCAAGGTGGCGGGAAAAGCGGACGGCAAGCTTGTAAATGAGCTTGTAAAAGCTAGGCTTTCACAGAAGTAG
- a CDS encoding cofactor-independent phosphoglycerate mutase, translating to MAQATKYVIIVGDGMGDYPLEELGGRTPLEVANTPAMDRIAISGKMGLARTIPDGMPPGSDVANMSLLGYDPRGVLSGRGPLEAAAMGIKLAEGDVAFRCNLITLENTENAGLVMVDYSSGHISTPEAHEIVKDLQKATDGLPLKLYPGVSYRHVLVWQGGNDSLETTPPHDIIGQPVAPYWAVYDKTPVLKTFIERAEAILKNHPVNLKRKGEGKLQATSVWPWGQGKAPSVVSLQDRCGLKGRMISAVDLLKGLGVCMGFDVPTIPGATGYLDTNYEGKVQAAIEGLEQFDLVYIHIEAPDETSHEGNLQKKITAIEQLDRRVVEPLLGYLEKRKDWTVKILILPDHLTPIKVRTHVADPVPYLEANVWDVFSGQKKGFGKSRKFCEDTARSEQGHNPIPFGWELFNRFTGCDDLSKGKVL from the coding sequence ATGGCTCAAGCGACAAAATATGTGATCATTGTCGGTGATGGAATGGGAGACTATCCCCTTGAAGAACTTGGTGGGCGAACACCTCTTGAAGTAGCCAATACGCCAGCTATGGATCGTATCGCTATCTCAGGAAAAATGGGACTTGCGCGAACCATTCCTGATGGTATGCCTCCGGGAAGTGATGTGGCAAACATGAGCCTTCTCGGTTATGATCCTAGGGGAGTTCTTTCAGGACGTGGTCCTCTCGAAGCTGCCGCCATGGGTATAAAACTTGCCGAGGGAGATGTTGCCTTTCGCTGTAATTTGATCACGCTGGAAAACACCGAAAATGCTGGCCTGGTTATGGTTGATTATTCATCAGGGCACATTTCTACGCCGGAAGCACATGAAATCGTAAAAGATCTTCAGAAGGCAACTGATGGCTTGCCTTTGAAGCTTTACCCTGGGGTTAGTTACCGCCATGTGCTTGTGTGGCAAGGTGGAAATGACAGCCTTGAAACAACTCCTCCCCACGATATTATAGGTCAGCCTGTGGCACCTTATTGGGCTGTTTATGATAAGACTCCGGTGCTCAAGACTTTTATTGAGCGAGCAGAAGCCATTCTAAAGAACCATCCTGTTAACCTAAAAAGGAAGGGAGAGGGAAAGCTCCAGGCTACTTCTGTGTGGCCCTGGGGACAGGGTAAAGCTCCCAGTGTGGTTTCACTCCAGGATCGTTGCGGACTCAAGGGAAGGATGATCAGCGCTGTGGATCTACTTAAAGGTCTTGGAGTATGCATGGGGTTTGATGTGCCGACTATACCTGGAGCGACGGGTTACCTAGATACAAACTACGAAGGTAAAGTTCAGGCGGCTATAGAGGGACTTGAGCAGTTCGATCTCGTCTATATCCATATTGAAGCGCCTGATGAAACAAGTCATGAGGGAAACCTTCAGAAAAAGATAACAGCTATAGAACAACTTGATAGGCGTGTTGTTGAACCTCTTCTTGGCTATCTTGAAAAAAGAAAAGATTGGACAGTCAAAATACTTATTCTTCCAGATCACCTGACGCCCATAAAAGTTCGAACGCATGTGGCGGATCCGGTTCCATATCTTGAAGCTAATGTTTGGGACGTTTTTTCGGGGCAAAAAAAGGGCTTCGGAAAATCCAGAAAGTTCTGTGAAGACACTGCAAGGTCTGAACAGGGCCATAACCCAATACCATTTGGGTGGGAACTTTTTAATAGATTTACGGGATGTGATGACCTCAGCAAGGGTAAAGTTTTATGA
- a CDS encoding glycosyltransferase family 4 protein, which translates to MGRKLAIIHVFTHSSISRGGAVQGLDLAKKQFERGHSVLCIFHKPSGFPLDKTLNRNFPFPVVHMDMKNPFFYLRFARLLQDFSPDVVHCHRNLALLFAFFSLRWLARSKKSVLVINRGTTYELPNWIVRQVFRSGGLDHVIAVAEAVKKKLVEDEGIPADKVTVIYGSYDENRFHDGINGDLFREELGLGQDDRLVVSIAAVDRRKGLEYLARAIKMVKDCGISVKCVVVGRIDDVTYHQEVMEEVKRLGLINDFVFCGHRDDIPEILFASDVSVSSSMEGEGLTGALRESLAMKRPVVATAVSGNPELIIDGKTGWLVKPGDPEDMARALVEALTDRAEAEKRAHTGYGIVKAMCSLEKRYERVISLYEKLILRRCIL; encoded by the coding sequence ATGGGACGAAAATTGGCAATTATTCATGTCTTTACTCATAGTTCTATTTCTCGGGGAGGAGCCGTTCAGGGACTCGATCTTGCCAAAAAACAATTTGAAAGGGGACATTCAGTTTTATGCATTTTCCACAAGCCTTCAGGTTTTCCCCTTGATAAAACTTTAAACAGAAATTTCCCTTTTCCCGTAGTTCACATGGACATGAAAAATCCTTTCTTTTATCTTCGCTTTGCTCGATTATTGCAAGACTTTTCACCGGATGTGGTTCACTGCCATCGAAATCTGGCGTTGCTTTTTGCCTTTTTCAGCTTAAGGTGGCTTGCCAGGTCTAAAAAATCTGTTCTGGTCATCAATCGTGGTACGACTTATGAATTACCAAATTGGATTGTAAGGCAGGTTTTTCGATCAGGTGGGTTGGATCATGTGATAGCTGTAGCTGAAGCTGTTAAGAAAAAGCTGGTGGAAGATGAGGGCATCCCGGCAGATAAGGTGACAGTTATTTACGGAAGCTATGATGAAAACCGTTTCCATGATGGAATAAATGGAGATCTTTTCAGGGAAGAATTGGGGTTGGGACAGGATGATCGGCTTGTGGTGTCTATAGCGGCTGTGGACAGGAGAAAAGGCTTAGAATATCTGGCAAGAGCAATCAAGATGGTTAAGGACTGCGGCATATCGGTAAAATGTGTAGTGGTTGGTAGGATAGACGATGTGACTTATCACCAGGAAGTGATGGAAGAGGTTAAAAGATTAGGACTTATAAACGATTTTGTATTTTGTGGACACAGAGATGATATCCCCGAAATTCTTTTTGCTTCGGATGTGTCAGTTTCTTCGTCGATGGAAGGAGAGGGCCTTACGGGAGCTCTTAGAGAATCTCTTGCCATGAAAAGACCTGTGGTAGCTACTGCTGTATCGGGCAATCCAGAACTCATTATTGATGGAAAAACGGGATGGCTTGTAAAACCCGGTGATCCTGAAGACATGGCTAGAGCTTTGGTTGAAGCTTTGACTGACCGAGCAGAAGCTGAAAAACGGGCACATACAGGATACGGAATTGTTAAAGCAATGTGCTCCCTTGAAAAACGTTATGAACGGGTAATTAGTCTCTACGAGAAATTAATTTTAAGAAGATGCATCTTATAA
- the hisA gene encoding 1-(5-phosphoribosyl)-5-[(5-phosphoribosylamino)methylideneamino]imidazole-4-carboxamide isomerase, producing the protein MIIYPAIDIRNGKCVRLFQGNPEKETIYASNPVDVARRWKDEGAEWLHVVDLDGAFAGSPVNRELVISIAKEVDIPVQVGGGIRTEDDVAFYLASGVSRVIVGTRAFEDLDWFRSLCRKYSGSIALGLDARDGFVAIRGWKETTKVEVLEIIEQITNMPLGAIIYTDISRDGTHAGVNVDATEKLLDATHHPVIASGGVSSLEDVVRLLPLTKKGLNGVIIGRALYDQRIKLGEVLSVVKEYEREA; encoded by the coding sequence ATGATCATATATCCTGCGATTGATATTCGTAATGGAAAATGTGTAAGACTTTTTCAGGGTAATCCAGAAAAAGAGACCATTTATGCCAGCAATCCAGTAGATGTTGCTAGAAGGTGGAAAGATGAGGGAGCTGAATGGCTTCATGTGGTTGATCTGGATGGAGCCTTTGCAGGTTCGCCTGTAAATCGAGAGCTTGTAATTTCCATAGCTAAAGAAGTTGATATTCCGGTTCAAGTAGGGGGAGGAATAAGAACGGAAGATGATGTAGCTTTTTATCTTGCCTCCGGGGTTAGCCGGGTTATCGTTGGCACTAGAGCCTTCGAAGATCTTGATTGGTTTAGATCGCTATGCCGTAAATACTCTGGTAGTATCGCCCTGGGACTGGATGCTCGCGACGGCTTTGTAGCTATTCGAGGATGGAAGGAAACTACAAAAGTTGAAGTGCTCGAAATAATTGAGCAGATTACTAACATGCCCCTGGGTGCCATAATCTATACTGATATATCAAGAGATGGCACTCATGCTGGGGTAAATGTTGATGCTACGGAGAAACTTCTTGATGCAACTCATCATCCGGTTATAGCTTCCGGGGGTGTTTCGTCACTTGAGGATGTCGTAAGACTTTTACCTCTTACGAAAAAAGGACTGAATGGGGTTATTATAGGACGGGCGCTATATGACCAAAGGATAAAACTCGGGGAAGTTCTTAGTGTAGTTAAAGAATATGAAAGAGAGGCTTAG